TTCTTAATTATTAAACAGGTGCTTCTTTTCATCATTCCagattctttcttttctttctttttctaagtAAACTTTGATAACTGTaaagttttttctttcttttttttttttatagatttcaGTTAATGTTAAATCAATTGTTGATGAAACTCGAATTCTAATCATTGACAAATTGCTAAGAATTATTGGGCTAATGCCCAAATAATACCCCAGCCCAACATCAAGTTTTGCCTTAACGAAAGACATCTAGCAGCACATGAAACAAACTTTTATAGCTTCCAACACTTGGTGGGATCACATATGGGCACTTGTCATGTGCCGCACTCCTGACACAGATTACCTTATATCCCATACAATATACTTCGGCTCAGCTAAGAACAAAAATGGGGGACTATCAATTAACCCATACTTGACCTCCAGGGCAGTTTGGCTCAAGGTCCTAAGTAACATCATCTTCCTCTCATGCTTCTTTTACTTATCATTTCTTTGCTTTTCTTACATTAGAGCTTTACTTAACCGTTTCATGTCAAAAGCTCTAGGTATCCAAGTGTTGGAACTGCTGTGGTTCGTAGGTCATTCCCACGTTTCTCCTGCCCCCACTTTCATGTTGCATGGTAATTAGTGGGAACTACATTTGTATGTGTGATAGTGGACATGTAGATGGTGGTTTGACATGCTCGATAGTGGtgttataatatttatttcaGGCAATGGCGGGAAATATTTATGTTTGATATTTTTCGCTGTTCTATATTGTAAACTATTGTTTATGCTAACACGAAGAACATTTCAGAGTCCACGCTCTAAGACCCCTTAGCTCACTTTCTTTCACCATAATGCccttcataaatcaatttatctaCCTTGAAGTCCAACTTctataaaaaaaagtttcaaacaaGTACAACTTAAGTTGGTATTACCTTGCTTATCAAGCTCTAATGTGAaaataattgtcaaattcaaaGATTAACTTAAACCCAAAAAAGTTCAAGCCCTATTGTAAGAATAATTATCAAGCTCAAGCCTTAAATATTGATTTAATCCAAAAGTAAACTATTGAGTTGGAAATGTTAACTTCTTCGCTCGTCACCTATTGAAACAAAAGAATCTTCGAGTTAAAGAATCACAATTTTAGGAGTCAACAATGGTGAAGAGTAGGCAATCATCGACAAATAGGAGGTAGGAGATTCTTAGGCAAAAGTGATTCATCTTTAATCCATTAAAGTGATTATCATTCACAACTTGCTAGAGAAGAAGAGACAACACATTGGccataataatggaaaggtacgGGAAACAAGAGGTTGCCTTGTCTAAGACCTCTTTTTGGAGCAAACCCTTCTTTGCTCTCTCACCATCGATCGGAAGCCTAGACGGACAGTGAAAACTCGTGTCATGCCACAATTCATTGGTCACAAAAACTCATTTTTCATGGGAGTTGATTGAGAAATTTCCAAGAAATTTGGTCTTAAATCTTAATCATGTCAAATTTAATAGTTGTAGCCTCTTTTCTCCTTTATCTTCGTTTCTATAATGCATGAAAAACTTTACGGGGGATGATAGTGTTTTGTTGAATTTGTTGATCGGTCACAAATGCAAACTCGATGAGGGtatataatatttgaaagaaataatTTCGTCTGTGTAGCCATATCCTTAGGGTGATTTTGTACATGAAAATACAATAGCCAATGGGGCGACTTTGAGAGATCAACTCCGGGTCATTTGCTTTCATGGTCAATATAATGTTCGTGCAGTTGACTTTTTAATAAGAATCTGGTGCtggaaagaaaaattgaaaaccgTCAGCGCCCTCCTTGATCACGTACCAAAAGTTGAGGCAAAAAGTGCCAGATAAACCATTGGGCCCAAGGGCCTTAAGGGAACCGATTTTAGAAACATTTTCAATTTCCTCATTAGATGCAATATCCATAAGAACAACATTCACCTCTTTGAAGAATCAACTTGTCCACAATTGCAAACGATTCATTAATTCTAGGAGTTAGAACATGATGGAACAACTCAGACACCTTATCTTCTTCATCAACCCATTTCCCGTCAAGCCCCTTATTTCTTCGAATGGCATTGGTGTTGCGATGTTGAATAGTGTTGAGAGTGCCAAGCTTGAGCCAATTATTTCTTCCATCTCCTAGATGGAGTCTGAGTTTCTTTTTCATGGCTTGAGCTTCATACCTTGTTTAAGTGGTAGTCTGGGCCAATTGTAGGTAAGCAGGTTTTTAAGGAGTTTGGCCATCATCTTTCTATTATTCCCGAATTTCGACCTACTCCATTCGTGGAGAAATGAGAAGGTAGTCCTGAGTTTCCATGGGTGCTGTGATCACCCATATCTCCCGTACTCCAATTCCAACTGTCCTGAATAATTGCACCACAATTTGTTGGCGGAAGGAAATATCAAATTCCATTCCACCATCACCAACACACGGTCAAGTTTTTCTTGAATAGCATCAACCCGTCCTGATTTTCCACGAGATCCATAAATTGCAGTCATCAATCCACtgacaattatttttttaaatgatagaaATATACCTAAAAACATTTCAATATTTATATCTCTTCATGAGAATGAATACATTTTTTGAAACAAATGCTAAGACACTGATATGTAAACTTCTAGTGGTTCATCATCTGTTTTCTTCTCCAACCAAAGGGGGGTGGAAGTCATAATTATCAATCTTTCTGTTCCATTGGGAGCAAAAGCCATACTATCGGTCTTACCACTTTTTTTCTTCAAGTGCTAAGGAAGTTGCGGCAATCTGAACATAGAGTAGAGGGTTATATAAATGATGAGATTTGGATCCCTAATATGTCAGATATCACTTTGTGGGAGATGATTGCATGAATGAATTGATCCAAGACCTTAATTCTGTACGCCATCTTTTTACCGACAATGAAATAAATTTGTTTCTCCTCTGGAGATATATAGACATTGAGGACAACCAAATTAACCATCAGAAAAGTACAGCCACAATTAATTAGCTGGGATAATTGTTTCCCTTTGCTTGGATTCCAGGCAAATCTCCAGAGAAAAGAATGACAAgagaatctatatatatatatattgatattagACCTGAATCCACCACAAAACCGGCTTTGACAACATTAATATCACCCTACGATAGCTTGATAAGAGCAGATGTGCAGGGCGATAGAATCCAACTCCTATGCAGACACAAGAACCAGGCACCAAATGACCAATAAGAGGGTGTATACCATATCCAAATCTGAATGCTTACATTGTAATCTTTTGAAGGGAAAAATTTTCACAAGAAAAACATGATATCATATGTTCTCTGTacaataactaaaaccgaatgtgCAGCTCAAGTTGATTTAATCCAATCGTGCTATGATTTTGTAATTGCCTCAGAGATCATGCAGATTCATGGGTACAGAGTTCGTAACCAGATAAAAGCGAGCTTAATGCAAATGCAGTGAAAGCCAGAAACGCCATTGCAACTGAGGCACTAGTCATCTCAGTGAATTCATCTTTGCCCCAATTAGATTGCCAGTCATCTATTCGCGTGGCTGCCGCAGATGATGCTGAAAGCAAAAGATAGGCTAGTATCTGCAAGATGAAACCAAAGAAGCAAGCAATTCTCTTTCAGCATTTTGCTCTGTGTTTGCACATATAAATGCATGCCTTTGTGTTTCACTTGGACATTTTGCGATTCAAACAGCCATATGTATCTTATATAATACTTAAATCCATAGATATGGTGCAATTTTATTAGCAAATTGATGCAAGGGCATGTAAAGTGAACTCAACCTATCACAAAAATGGGAAATCTAATTAACAGTTGCCAATACTGATACACTGATACTCGACAACATGGCAAGACCAAGAGGCATATCCAGGGAGAGTTGCAGTAAATTAACTTTATAGTAATTAAGAAAATGCCAGGGGTGAGTAACTGCTAACAATGAAAGCTAAAGAGGCTAGTTTACAATTAAGTGTTCTATAAAATGCAAAAAACTTGCCTGATCCATGAAGAAATCGAAATGCTGACGAAGGTAATGGCGAATGACATGTTTTCGCATGATGAGATGATAAGCTAGAGCATAGGCTTGAAACCCCGCATATACAAATCCAATCACATTTACCGATAGGCAATACCTGTAAAAAATATACATTCAGTGAAACATGTTAATGTAAAAAGTAGACATTTAATGAAGCATGTAATGAAGAACCTGTATTCTTTATAGCGGTCGAAAGAGTCACCGCTCCAGCCTGAGGTTTTATCAGCAGCCATAACAGAGAAAGATATCAAGCATAAAACAATTTCACTTAATCGAAACCCTAGAGCTGCCATCTTCACAGTCTCCTTCACCTTCGATCTCCTCAGCACAGCCGCCACTGCCCTTGCTCCTCCTCCTCTTCCCCCTCCACCACTCACTTTCGTCTTCGTCGTCATCCCCTGTCCTTCCTCCCTCACCGATCGGTTCACAGACAATTGCAAGGATTGTTGCGGTGGAGTAGTCGGCGGAAGCGGAGGCGAAGCAAACGGGGAAGAATTGGCGTTGAACTGGGTGGACTTGTCGAAGGCGACGAGTGCCTTGCAGTTGTCAACTGGGGGGGAGACTGCCGGAGGAACATGAGGAGAGGAGGTATTTTGGGGATCGGGTGGGTCGGGGTCACCGTGGTCTGAACAGAGAGGAGAGTGGGGCGAGTCGAGGTGAGACAGTGAGTCGGAGTTTGAGGAAGAGGATCTTTTCATGATGTCATCGAGAGTTTGATTGTTTTTCATCGAGGCTTTAGGTTCCATTTCTTTCCGGAAATCTAATGGGCTGAGTAAAAGAGAggaaacaaactaaaattaaaattagaaagaaaaagaaatcaggGTTTGGGGGTAGCGAGAAAATGAGTGAGTGAAAAGAGAACGATTGAAGAATATAAGACTTTTTAGGAAATAGTTacttttatttatcttatattacattttagttacttttgtttaaaatgttacattttagtcacttatattaacAATCACTTGGTGTTTTTGGTGATATTTTTGGTGAGTAAAGGTTATGTTTCTGCAGTGAAGAATATgataaagagagaaaaataatggggatgaagaaaaagaaaataaaaaataaaaataaaaattgttaaaaaatataaaaatatagagactaattttaacaaatgaaaaacataaaaaaaacttgGTTAAATAATCTGAGAAccgaggaaaacagagggagaatgAGAAgggaattaaaaaaaagaaaaaaaaggaacgttcaaaaaacaaaaaagaaaaagaattaaactATTGAAAGCGAAAAGACCAATTGtttaatttaacctaaaattttcatttaaaatgatgatttaatgtgcttAGTCAGCTACACCATTACTGTTAACGGCAATTAAcattcagtgactaaaatgtaacaacAAGATAACGACTATATCGTagtatttcaaatataagtgacaaaaatgtaacatgagacaaacaaaagtgactattttagtagtttaccccGACTTTTTAATTTACTGATTTACTTTAAGCTTTAGCTTTCGATCAAGTGCAGTAATTTATGACAAAGCCCAGGATTTTTACCGGTAAATTCCCCTCACGTTTCTTTGGTATGACGTGGCAAAATACTATATGTTGACTGTTTTTCACGGTGTTAACATGGGATTGTAAAGTGCAAAACACATTGGCTTCATTCACAACCCTCAAATTATAGTCATCACGGAGACAAAGTTTTGAGCTGCGAATCTGCCAGGTGTTGTCAATAAGCTCTTTTTTCATGCTTGGCGCGATACAACTACTATTGGTAAGAGAAGTGGCATTTGGCTCTTATGACTCTTGGCAGTGGTTACAATCGACAATCTTTGTGAAACGGAGCAAGAGATTCACGTGAGGGTGAAGGTACAATCTAACTCTCAATAGCTCTTGTCTGATATTTACCATGGATCCTAGGATAGAGGAACGAAAAATTCTGTGGATCAACTTGTCTTCAGTAGCTAGGAACCATAATATACCATGGATTGCTACTGTAACTTCAATGGTCATCTCCACTCATGCAAAATGGGGGGGCCATGTACCTCCCCGAGTAGAATAAAGGCTTTTAACGACTGTCTCAATGAATGTGGTCTCATTCATCTGGGTCTTTTCTGGTCCTAAATTTACTTGGACAAATTTGAGGGAAGCAGGTCATCTTATACAATAACATATCGACTACGCTTTTGCCAACCCCAATTGGAGAATCCTTTTCTTGAACGTGCGAGTCCAATACCTCCCTCGTTTAAGGTCGGACCATTGTCTAATATTAATCTCTTTGGACAACAATGCTTGGAAAGATAGAAAAAACCCTTTTAGATTTCAAGAAATGTGACTCGTTCATGATGATCATTTCCCTCACATAGTCGAAAAGTTTCTGGAACCAGCCTAGCCGCCCCTTAACGCCTACCATTGAAGCTTTTACTCGATTCCTTATCAGTTGGAATAATAATTTTTTCGGTAGCGTCTTTAAGAAAAAGACAAGATTACTTGCTCGTATTACAGGCACTGAAATTGCCTTAGCCGAGGCACCAAACCAATTCCTTATCGACCTCCACTCAACCCTCCAAAGTGGTCTTTAATGCACCCATGACAAACGATTTGGGCACTTAAATCTCGGGCTAGCTGGCTTATCGACGATGAGGGAAATACGATATTTTTTCACCTTTCTACGATGATCCATAGAAGCTTCAACAAAACAACCTGCCTGAAGGATGATTCAGGCTCCTAGATCAAAGACAAGAAGGGCATTAAGGATTTAATTCAATCCTATTTCATGAACCTTTTCAAGAGTTCCAACTTGGAAACTTCTTTGACTGTTACCCCTACTGATTTTGTTTGGCCCCACATATCAAGTGACCAAGCTAATGGCGGCAATTCTCTATAGTTTACAACTATATAATGGCGACTTTTCCTTCAGACTCCAACACTTTTTTGCCATCCCACCTGATGAGAATTATCAAACAGATGGTTAGCAGAGCCACTTCCGGTCAAAAGAATGTTGTGCTGAAGTGACCTACTGGACAAGGATCGGGGTTACAGGCTCCAACCAAATTCCTGCGCTGTGGAATTCTAAAGCTGGCTGTGGTAATAACCTGCTTTCCCAGATTTCAGATGTGGAAATAACAAAAGCTACCTGGTCCTTTAAACCTAGAAGAGCACTGGGACTGGATGCTCTTCACCTACTCTTCTTTCAACGTTGCTGGCCTAAAGTTAAGCTCAAtgctattttataaaaataacccaaTGTTTGCAACATGGAAAATGAGACTTTTCGTAAAGGAATCTTGGAAGAAGGCAACAATAATATCCTCATCACTCTTATCCTTAAATGTCAATGTGCTTTCTCCATCTCCCAGTTTCGTCCTATCAGCTTGTGCAACATAGTTTACAAGATCATTACCAAAATAATGGTAGCGAGGATTCAATCAATTCTCCAAACTATTATTTTGCATGTCCAAGGTAGTTTCTTCCCGAAAAGGCAAACAACGGAAAACGTCATTATTGTCCAAGAAATCCTCCGCTctctcaaaaaaatgaaaagcaaCATCAGAGTGATGATTGTGAAACTTGACCTTGAAAAGGCTTACAATAGGCGGGAATGATCTTTCACTAGAAAAgttcttctctttttttatttcccaCCATCTTAGGTTAAACTCATTATGCATTGCATTTCCTCAACTACGACCACGATCCTTGTCAATGGTTCAAAGCTTCACACATTTTCGAGGTATTACACAAGGAGATCTACTCTCCccatactttttttattttgtgcATGGAGTACCTTaactttcaaatttcaaaaaaaatggatGATGGAAATTGGAAACCTATAAGAGCCTCGAGAAATGGTCCCCAAATCTCACATATGTTTTTCGTGGGATAATGTTATTCTATTTGCAGAAGTTGACTCGAGAACCACAAGGACTATCAAACGTGCTCTTgcaaattttatggaagaatccAGTCAAAGTATTTGCTTTCAAAAGTCAAGAATAGTATTCTCCTCAAAATGTCTTGCTCGAAATAAAGAGGCAACTAATGCCTTCAATATAAAGGAAGCGCAAGATCTCGGTGAATATTTGGGCTTTCCTATCCACTCCAAGAGAGTCTCGAAGCTCGACCACGAGTTTATTGTTAACAAAGTGAGAGCAAAGTTGTGCTCTTGGAAAGTAAACATGCTCTCCCAAATGGGATGACTTGTTCTCATTCAATCAACTATGGCCTCTATCCCAACTCAAATCATACAATGTCCTATCTTCCCTCAAATACCTTGGAAGAGCTTGATAGAATTAATAGGAACTTCCTTTGGGGTGGCACGAAAGTGCAAGGAAAATACATTTGCTTATTTGGGAGAAAGTTAcgtgtgaaaaataaaataaaataaagaacacacaaattttacgtgaaaaccctttcgggaaaaaaccacgggcagaggagaagaaaattcattatgttgaaaatttgaatcaatacaagaggaatagactatgtctatttataggcttgtaaagccatattctagtaggattgaaacaccttatcctaataaatataaaatagatggagtttaataagttttaaaaaaccttattctaaaataaaataaaaaaaattctagttctatatggattttacttttattttattttccaccgtattttatttaaataagaattcgggtcacttaattctaacaatctccaccttgacacaaattctcaatgaacaagttcttcatcccgaacaagttctccatctcttccataaaaccccttaagggtttaacttcaacaatgaacaccaactaagtctaagcaatgctcaaacttggttatagaaagtgacttagtcatcatatctgcaggattttcatgagtactaattttgctcacaacaatatcaccacgagcaataatatcacgaacaaaataaTACCGAacattaatatgttttgttctctcatgaaacatttgatcttttgtaaggaatatggcactctgactgtcacaaaatattgtactgatttgaaggtcttcattgagttcactaaatagtccctttaaccaaatagcttacttacaagcctcagtaatcaccatgtactcagcttcagtggtagacaaagtaactgtagtttgcaaagtggctttccaactaattgcacaacctccgattgtaaagacgtaacctgtgagagatcttcttctataaAAGTCTCCAGCAAaattagcatcaacataccctatgactccatATTTAGTTattccaaactataagcaaacatcagtagtacctcgtaagtatcttaaaatctactaaactactttccaatgttctttactgggatttgccatgtatctgctaactgcactgactgcatatgataaatctggacatgagcaaaccatagcatacatgagagatcccactacactagagtatgtaacatgtgacatgtactcaatctcatcatctgattgtggagacaaagccgatgaaagtttgaaatgggctgctaaagaagtactaacaggcttagaaCTCTGTATATTGAAcctacaaagaactttctcaatgtaccccttttgacttaggtacaatttactcgcttttctatctctgagaatctccataccaagtattttcTTTGCTGGttctaaatctttcatctcaaattcttcacttagttgggctttgatttttcttatctctcatttatcttttgctgctatcaacatgtcatcaacataaagaagtagatacagaaaagaaccatcactgtttttcttaaagtaaacacaactgtctaaactacttcttttgaaatcatgagaagtcataaaggaatcaaacctcttgtaccacacTGTCTTagtgactgtttcaaactgtaaagggactttctcagcaagtaaatatagtcctctttttttgagattataaaaccctctggttgttgcatgtaaatatcttcctcaagttctccatgcagaaatgcagtttttacatctaactgcttaagctccaaatcatgcatggccacaataccaagcaaagctcgaatcgaactatgcttaacaactggagagaacacatctgtgaagtccactcctggaatttgactataaccctttgcaacaaaccttgctttatatctgggttcttcaactcctggagtcccttctttctttttaaatacccatttacaacgaacaacctttttacctttaggaagtttcacaaggtcccatgttctgtttttgtggagtgattccatctcttcttgcatagcaaacatccacttttctgagtcttcacagctaaccgcctcagaataattagatggctcttaattcgcatctatatcttcagccacatttaaagcataagcaactaaatCTGtttcggcatacttctttggaggtttaatttctcttctagttttatttttggcgatagagtattgtggtgaagaagcaactctattctcaatttttgttatgGCTtaaggagttgactctgtattaatctgatgctccacctgtttttagttttctttattggaagagtctttaagagataagttaggtaacatagcagtttcatcaaaaacaacatctctgctaatcacaacttttctattttcaggacaccataacttatacccttttacaccagctttataaccaagaaaaatacatttaatggatctcggttctaaTTTTCTATTATCAACATAAGCATACGCAAGatacccaaaaatctttaaatcagaataattagcaggattaccagaccatacctattgtggagtctttttctcaatagcaacggatggagatcggttgataaaaaaacatgcagtagaggctacttctgcccaaaatgacttcggtaagttggcatttgacaacatacatcgaaccttctccatgatcgttctgttcattcgttctgcaacaccgttttgccgtggagtatgacaaactgtcaagtgtctcatgatcccttctgacttgcacaatctattaaacttatcagaacagaactctaagccattgtctgtatggaggtattttatctattttcccgtctgtttttcaatcataattttctaagacttaaatgcggaaaacatatcgcttttctgcttcaggaagatcacccaaacttttctggaaaaatcatcaataaaggttagcatataattagctccacctctcgaaggtacTCTaaatggcccccacagatcagaatgaatatactccaatgttcttTTCGtgtttatggattcctctagtgaatcgaactctcttttgcttcccaaaaacacagtgttcacaaaaattcagtttgcaaattccttgcccatcaagaagttctcttttactcaattctgccatgccattctcactcatatgccctaggcgcatatgccaaagtttagtaatatcatcatctgacaaggaaaagAAAGCGACAGTtgtatcaccagtaacagtagaaccctgcaaaacatataacttggcaatttttctttgccctttcatcacaacaggggaccctttggaaatctttaaaaccctatttcagctgtgtatctgtacccttttgaatcaagagtactcaacaaaattaaatttcttttcaattctggaacatgccgtacgtcactaagtgttctgacaactctatcaaacatcttaactttaattgttccaacacttgcgattttacacgaagcattatttcccatcaaaacaacatattcagacactgtttcgtaagttgtaaaccaatcccgattgggactcatgtggaaggtacagcctgaatcaagtatccactcctcactTACTTTAGAATTATtaacagaagcgactagaagtgactagaagttcaccatcgctgtagtattctac
This window of the Gossypium hirsutum isolate 1008001.06 chromosome A09, Gossypium_hirsutum_v2.1, whole genome shotgun sequence genome carries:
- the LOC107933668 gene encoding CASP-like protein 4A3, whose amino-acid sequence is MEPKASMKNNQTLDDIMKRSSSSNSDSLSHLDSPHSPLCSDHGDPDPPDPQNTSSPHVPPAVSPPVDNCKALVAFDKSTQFNANSSPFASPPLPPTTPPQQSLQLSVNRSVREEGQGMTTKTKVSGGGGRGGGARAVAAVLRRSKVKETVKMAALGFRLSEIVLCLISFSVMAADKTSGWSGDSFDRYKEYRYCLSVNVIGFVYAGFQAYALAYHLIMRKHVIRHYLRQHFDFFMDQILAYLLLSASSAAATRIDDWQSNWGKDEFTEMTSASVAMAFLAFTAFALSSLLSGYELCTHESA